Part of the Haliotis asinina isolate JCU_RB_2024 chromosome 8, JCU_Hal_asi_v2, whole genome shotgun sequence genome is shown below.
AAAGGGAATTTTGATTCAAAACGGGATAGGGTTATGATTGGAATTATCAAAACGCCCAGCCAGAAAACTTTTTCATTACGTCTTTGACCCAAAGAATGAAAGACATCTATCAACGAACATGGCTTGAATCAATCAATCTATTTTCGAAATGTCTGTATTATAAACATTGGAAATCTGAACTATCCAAAGAATATTATTTATCAAAAATCAAAAAAGAAATTCTGTGTAGGTTTATCTCGTTTTCGCTGCTCATCGCTACAAGTTGTTTGTTGAAACTGGTCGTTATATTAATATTCCCCGTAACCATAGAATTTGCATCCTCTGTAATGATAATGTTGTGGAAGACGAATTCCGTTTTCTTTTCATATGTCCCACCTATGAAAACCTCAGAAAGACAGATCTAGCATCCTACTATTGTGCTCATCCAAATGAGTACAAATGACTATGTTATTAGCAAGTGAAAACACTATTAAATTACAGAACCTGTCAATGTATATCtattttgcatttatacaaAGAAGATCTactttaaatttgtattttgtaaatattccacAAATGCTTTTCTGCTCCTcagttgtaaatgttgtttatataaatgtactataggcctgtggccttttAAGTACCgaatgttggttggttggttggttggttggttggttggttggttctgTAACCAAAACATACAAAGAGCATGGGTTATGTCTTCTTAAGTATTAGTTCCCATGACAACCATAGGTCGGGAGGTTCAGTAGTTGGTCTCCTCACTCTGCAACATAGTTTGTTCTGTCACATATTCACTATTGATACATTACTCACTGTCATGAAACATTAACATTCAGAAGTTCCCTGCGTGTAAGTGCTATACGAAGAAATATATGTCTAACACAATTGATGGCAGGTCTGTGACAATGTCCTTCACAGGTGGCcagttttacaatgcttcatcTGCGTGACTCGGTGGTGACAATGGACTCACAAACAGTGGGGCAGTACCTCAAACTCAGTGATGGCCGAGTTTTCAGTTTGCAGGTAAGTATCTTCATCACCATGGTGCTGTGTGAGTTGGGGTTAGCGTGTTGGGCTGTATTCCAGGAAAACCTAATGTTGGAGGAAAGACCAAAATGATGTCACATTTGTCACTTTGATAAAACGCACTTGAAAAATAATTTGGGCATATCAgaattcaaacccacaatcTGCCATTTTGGCATTCCCAGGGGACACAAGTCTTTATGGGCAACTGCAGCACCCGACTGTGCCATTCATGCTTCCACACTCATCATTAAGAAAACAGACAAGGGCTGGTCAGTCTGGAATCTGCAGGATATCTTTGAAGGGTGTGTGACTGCAGAATTGGTCTCAGTTGGCTAGCGTGATCCCCTGGTACCCCTCTGCAAATTCAAATGGAATGGGTAAATCTCGTAAGAAAAAGAGAGCATGTGTAAGAGCTGGGGCTGGCAAGTATGACAGGATGTTTCTGGAATGTAGTATAAGAGAAGAACACTCCTTTCTATCAGTAGTTCTAAACTGAGTGCCTTAATCAGTGTACATGTAGATTCAAACAGTATATGGTATTCAGTTTGGCCTTTAAATGCCTCGACTAGTTTGAGGGAACACAGAACATGTTGAAAGCTGTTATAGTTTGCTTAATGTGATATCTCTTTACTTGTTTCTCTGGTTTCTCTCTCTTTTACTTTCTGTGATGCATATGCTTTAATACCAAAACTTTCAGTTGATCACACATGAAAGTTTTATTTTCAGGCTTTGTATCTGGCAACAGACAATGAGAACCACTCACCTCAAATTAGGTCAACAACTGGATCACAGGCTGGCTCACTGTCTAGGCCACCAATTAATTCACAGCCAAGCTCACAAGCAGGTTCACAGACTAGCTCACAGACTAGCTTAGATAAGGGGCGGTTATCAAGTTCAGAAGACACAGGACCAACTCCTTCAGTGGAGCCATGTTGTGCAAGCTGTTTTACAGGGACGTCCGAAAGTACCAGGTTGGATCAGTCTGTCCATGATGATGAGATGAGACTCGGTGATAAATGTGACCAGTTGAAACCATGTAGAAACAAACCAGTTTGTAGTGGTTACAGCAGTAGTGTAAAAGTGCAAGCATTGATTGTGTCTAGATCCAGTGATGGGGACACAAAATCTGCTCAAACTCACATCAATCAGAGAAAATATGGAAATGACTCCAATACTGATCCCAGACTTAAAGTCGAATTGTTGACTGAAGCAACCAAAAATGATCACACCATGGTAACATCTTCAACATCAGCCATGGATGAGGACATCGGCCATGAATGTGTAGTTTGCCAAATGAACCCTATTTCCCACGTGATCCTACCTTGTCGTCACGCATGTACATGTAGTATGTGCTTCAAGAAGATTGACCGATGTCCAATGTGTCGTGGGTTCATTGAGACATACTTTACCATGTTTGATGACGGGCAGTCAGAGGAGGTGAACACAGAGCAGGATGAAATCAGAAATGATCAGACTGGTTTTGTGGCTTGGATCGAGAACATGAATGACAGGCTGAATGAGTACCTTGGATTTACCTAGAGCTGACTTGTTGCAAGGCATCTTTATATGTTAGACTGTCTACAAGATGACATGTTGCTGTCAGAAACAGTGTAGGGACTAACTTGACACATGTTGTTATTATCTCGTCCGTGTGGAAGAGCTTGACATCAGACAAGATTGAAAACTGTAATGCTTCATGAAAATGGTAGACTAGGAGCAGTTTCACATTGTAAAagagttttaaaacaatatttaaattCATGAAATTCTGGAAGCAGTTTTTGTCCCATCTTTGTTTGACTATCCAGACTTGGCATTTTAGGTTCATCAATTCTGGATTTGTTATATGCCTTTTCAGAATCAAGGTTTTATGAACtgctttttttgttgttgttgtttttgttcatttACCTCTGCTGTAAATGGCAGGCAATTTCAGGCTTTAGAGGTTGGTAGTAGCTTCCATAATTGCTGTCCAGAGATCTCAGCTCTTTGTTGTTTGTGGTGACCCATGCATGTCATAGGAGGCAACTAACAGCGTTGGGTggacagactcgctgacttggttgacacatacttGTATCCCTCTTGTTTAGGtcaatgcccatgctgttgatcactggattgcctggttcagccttattttatttacaggtcaacatatatattgctggaatattgccgagtgcagcataaaactaaactaaactcactctctcactttttCACTTTTTCTATTGGGGTTTTTCCTGGAAAAAGCACTGGGCTACACAAGGTTATATTCCTTCCACCGGCCACTACATTGCGTTCATTGCAGCAGAGCGTGTTCTGACATTCTGTCAGTCATCTGGTTAAACATGTTCAGGTCAGTCTGTGCAACAAGCAGAAGACTGCCAAACTAGTGAGTATCTACTAACAAGCCTATCTTCCATGAGAAACCCATCAAATGCTTATGTTGGACAGGATTTACTGTTTGATTCAGTCATCAGTACATTTCATACCTATTTGGGATcagccaccatatggctggaatattcctgaatgAGGCATAACACTagtcttactcactcactcactcaatgggGATTGTCTCTTTGTAATTTGTGAGATTATATCAATGATTCATAGCCTCTAGCTGGGGTCTTTGGTCTGACAGGAATGTTTAGTCTTAGTATGGGTATACTTGTACATGTAATTAGTGAATTGGACAGTGTGTGCAGTAACTGAGAGAATCACATGCTACAACAAAGTATGTTAGAGAGACGAAACTGGTCCAGATCTAGTCATGGTTAACCATGTCGTGTCTACAGTCCAGTACTCGGTCTAAATCAGATTATTTCTTTAGTCCCATCAAGTACCTGTTtaaacagcttccactgtgcATGCATCAACAGTGTCTCCATCATGAATTGGTAAAGGTAATCGTAGTTAGACAGAACATCAGATTTATTTATCTGTTTATTGGCTCTTTCCGTTTTCAAATAGGTCTTGACATGACAAAGTCATGCTTTTAAGCTGATCTATTTTCAAGGTCCAAAGaaagatatttatttgtttcaattGCATTGTTTCGTTGTTCATtttaaagtttcttttttgtgATATTGACATTATTTTACAGCAGGAAGTATGAAATATATCTACTTGAATGGGTTGTGTTTGGTGTTTTAGATATGTTTACGGAAAAATGAGATGCTAAAGACTGGTCTCGAGCTTAAGGCAAGTTCGTTCTTGATATTGACCTTTGCTGTGGGATACAGCTGCAGCTGAGCAACTTTGGAACACCTTCACAAGGTGCATTTACCATGGTTGCAGGAAATGGAAAGCTTTTTATAACCCTCAGCATTTACTGTCTAGCTCTTCCCGAAAGTTGTGGGGTTATCTACCCCAGCAATCACTTGAGTGGACAACACTTGAGATCCCATCCTAGTGAAGCATGTGGTCTGTAGCCAGCAGATGAACTGGTAAACtgtttgttgaaaaataaaactattttgtgaagttttttAAGTAATTTATCAACCATTTTACAACTTGGAATTTTGAAATGATCCTTCCCATGAGACCCACTGCTGTGAAAAATAAACTTGCACATGACAAGACAGACTTGAGTATCAGGAGTACACACTGTTGGTCTCATCATGGGTCCCTATCATTGTGATGTGTTGACATCTGAAGAAACATGGACATGGGAAAACCAAATTCTTCACAACACTAGTCCaacaatattgctgattgtcaCCCTTTCTAGAAGAAAAGTAAaggaatctgtactttactgacaaCTAATCAGATATAACATGTTGACCACTTTATGAAAGGCCTTGTGTATTCACCTCTACAGTATGCAACTTCACTTCCCTCTTCACAGATGTCCATTTCATGCTGaacatttatcaacaaaacTGTTGAATAGGTCTCACATTAAGCTTTTCATCCATAGGAAGTAGTTGCATAACAATCACTAATAAGAAAATGTCTTCTAGCAAACATCTAGCAACATCTTCAGTTTCAATTTGATGCCTTAAAGTCTTGTGAGAGTGACGACCGATCCCATCAAAAACAACCATACAAGTCATGTTTATGATTTATTTCCATCAATGTTATGATCACAAGAAGCTGATTAAGTCAAATTGAGCAAGCCTATTGGTCAAATGTtggcatgtattcatgttctgtgtgtttgtatacAGAGAGTTTGAACACAACAATGAATGACCACAATGACAGATTAGAAATACACACCAAACCAGTAGCCAAAGGACGTAACATCACCACCTGGCAAAATGTGTAGTGACGTGTTCATAACAGCTCAATGGTGAAATAAGGGTGTGTATTACCAAATCCTGTTTACTACATAGCCTTTCCAATTAAACACCATGCAGCAATTGATGAtacatattttgttcaaatatcCATCAAATTAAGGAGATCAAGAACTGATACTGCTAAATTAGCATTATTTACCAAAATTATTTGAATACATGATCAAAACATGTCTTATGACTGTTTGATTATCATACTAAATATATAGTACGTAGTGAAAGAATAC
Proteins encoded:
- the LOC137295054 gene encoding cell growth regulator with RING finger domain protein 1-like; translation: MDVIDVIQDVLCLSLFGTELLDMADDLSHLLYSFANYSNHYAIITVLLCFVATAVLILRFNNDFLHFPMLPASPPNSAIKTSMKGFTNPFSILLKDAAITTLKGGFSLSVSSLTEGHLSVFWGTSINTVHEVLQWSPEAILKDLGNGQLLQGNESLHSQHNIRLEKHNNLQFECPGYISEVTLGHPPRQRYPCVVIAATSGGKPGTLAVVASFTMLHLRDSVVTMDSQTVGQYLKLSDGRVFSLQALYLATDNENHSPQIRSTTGSQAGSLSRPPINSQPSSQAGSQTSSQTSLDKGRLSSSEDTGPTPSVEPCCASCFTGTSESTRLDQSVHDDEMRLGDKCDQLKPCRNKPVCSGYSSSVKVQALIVSRSSDGDTKSAQTHINQRKYGNDSNTDPRLKVELLTEATKNDHTMVTSSTSAMDEDIGHECVVCQMNPISHVILPCRHACTCSMCFKKIDRCPMCRGFIETYFTMFDDGQSEEVNTEQDEIRNDQTGFVAWIENMNDRLNEYLGFT